The following coding sequences lie in one Streptomyces venezuelae genomic window:
- a CDS encoding bifunctional succinyldiaminopimelate transaminase/glutamate-prephenate aminotransferase has translation MSAVSDRLPTFPWDKLEPYKATAAAHPGGIVDLSVGTPVDPVPELIQKALIAAADSPGYPTVWGTPELRDALTGWCERRLGARGFTHRNVLPVVGSKELVAWLPTQLGLGPGDVVAYPRLAYPTYEVGARLARAEYVAYDDPTSLDPANLRLLWLNSPSNPTGRVLSKDELTRTVAWAREHGVLLVSDECYLELGWEADPVSVLHPDVCGGSYEGIVAVHSLSKRSNLAGYRAAFIAGDAAVLGDLLQIRKHGGMMTSAPTQAAVVAALGDDEHVRVQRERYVARRTALRDALERHGFRIEHSEASLYLWATRDESCWDTVGHLADLGILVAPGDFYGPAGDRFVRVALTATDERVAAAVERLSA, from the coding sequence GTGTCCGCAGTCTCCGACCGGCTTCCCACCTTCCCCTGGGACAAGCTCGAGCCGTACAAGGCCACGGCGGCCGCCCACCCCGGCGGCATCGTCGACCTGTCGGTGGGCACCCCCGTGGACCCGGTCCCCGAGCTGATCCAGAAAGCGCTGATCGCGGCCGCGGACTCGCCGGGCTATCCGACGGTCTGGGGCACGCCGGAGCTGCGCGACGCGCTCACCGGCTGGTGCGAGCGGCGGCTCGGCGCCCGCGGCTTCACGCACCGCAACGTCCTGCCGGTCGTCGGCTCCAAGGAACTGGTGGCCTGGCTCCCGACCCAGCTGGGCCTCGGCCCGGGCGACGTGGTGGCCTACCCGCGGCTCGCCTACCCGACGTACGAGGTGGGCGCGCGCCTGGCCCGCGCGGAGTACGTCGCCTACGACGACCCGACATCACTCGACCCGGCGAACCTCAGGCTGCTCTGGCTCAACTCGCCGTCCAACCCGACCGGCCGTGTCCTGTCGAAGGACGAGCTCACCCGGACCGTCGCATGGGCGCGCGAGCACGGCGTGCTCCTCGTCAGCGACGAGTGCTACCTGGAGCTCGGCTGGGAGGCCGACCCGGTGTCGGTGCTGCACCCGGACGTGTGCGGCGGTTCGTACGAGGGCATCGTCGCCGTCCACTCGCTCTCCAAGCGGTCCAACCTGGCGGGCTACCGCGCGGCGTTCATCGCGGGTGACGCGGCCGTCCTCGGGGACCTGCTGCAGATCCGCAAGCACGGCGGCATGATGACCTCCGCGCCGACCCAGGCGGCCGTCGTGGCGGCGCTCGGCGACGACGAGCACGTGCGCGTGCAGCGCGAGCGGTACGTCGCCCGGCGCACCGCGCTGCGCGACGCACTGGAGCGGCACGGCTTCCGCATCGAGCACAGCGAGGCGAGCCTGTACCTGTGGGCCACCCGCGACGAGTCCTGCTGGGACACCGTCGGCCACCTCGCGGACCTCGGCATCCTGGTGGCGCCCGGCGACTTCTACGGCCCGGCGGGCGACCGCTTCGTGCGCGTCGCCCTGACGGCGACGGACGAGCGCGTCGCGGCCGCGGTGGAGCGCCTCTCGGCGTGA
- a CDS encoding heavy metal transporter: MPEPPTLVRRGRLLRTGAAVVVLLAVVGYVALQYVYGGKPEPRCTVVSGKGDGASYTFTAEQAENAATVAAAGTSRGMPERAVTIALATALQESGLRNLAHGDRDSLGLFQQRPSQGWGDERQIMDPAYAAGRFYEHLAEVPGYSRLPLTVAAQRVQRSGYPQAYAKHEPDAALLAAALTGRAPAAFSCEGRPDTDPGGPAQVRAALVRDFGREVRPGAARGRTVTVPVPAAVATDRAPQRGWELAHWAVAHSSALHIERVSYGGREWRAGGSGTWRAVGRAAEDGGAAGPEAAGEVRIVTGQ, encoded by the coding sequence GTGCCTGAGCCCCCCACCCTCGTCCGGCGCGGCCGTCTCCTCCGTACCGGGGCCGCTGTCGTCGTGCTGCTCGCCGTCGTCGGCTATGTGGCGCTGCAGTACGTGTACGGGGGCAAGCCCGAGCCGCGGTGCACGGTGGTGTCGGGGAAGGGCGACGGCGCTTCGTACACGTTCACGGCCGAGCAGGCGGAGAACGCCGCGACGGTCGCCGCGGCCGGCACCTCGCGCGGGATGCCGGAGCGCGCGGTGACCATCGCGCTCGCCACCGCGCTGCAGGAGTCCGGGCTGCGCAACCTCGCGCACGGGGACCGGGACTCGCTCGGGCTCTTCCAGCAGCGCCCCTCGCAGGGCTGGGGCGACGAGCGGCAGATCATGGACCCGGCGTACGCGGCGGGGCGTTTCTACGAGCACCTGGCGGAGGTCCCCGGCTATTCGCGGCTGCCCCTCACGGTCGCCGCGCAGCGGGTGCAGCGCAGCGGCTATCCGCAGGCCTACGCCAAGCACGAGCCGGACGCGGCGCTGCTCGCCGCCGCGCTCACGGGCCGCGCGCCCGCCGCGTTCAGCTGCGAGGGGCGGCCGGACACGGACCCCGGCGGTCCGGCGCAGGTGCGGGCCGCCCTGGTCCGCGACTTCGGCCGCGAGGTGCGCCCCGGCGCCGCCCGGGGGCGCACGGTGACGGTCCCCGTGCCCGCCGCCGTGGCCACGGACCGGGCGCCGCAGCGCGGCTGGGAGCTGGCGCACTGGGCCGTGGCGCACTCCTCGGCGCTGCACATCGAGCGGGTGTCGTACGGCGGGCGGGAGTGGCGCGCCGGGGGCTCCGGGACGTGGCGCGCGGTGGGCCGTGCGGCGGAGGACGGTGGGGCCGCGGGGCCGGAGGCCGCGGGCGAGGTACGGATCGTGACCGGGCAGTAG
- a CDS encoding DUF3117 domain-containing protein produces the protein MAAMKPRTGDGPLEVTKEGRGIVMRVPLEGGGRLVVELTPDEADALGDALKKVVG, from the coding sequence ATGGCGGCCATGAAGCCGCGGACGGGCGACGGCCCGCTCGAGGTGACCAAGGAGGGGCGGGGCATCGTCATGCGCGTTCCGCTCGAAGGCGGCGGACGACTTGTCGTCGAACTGACTCCGGACGAGGCCGACGCGCTCGGCGACGCCCTGAAGAAGGTCGTCGGCTGA
- a CDS encoding SirB1 family protein, with the protein MHPRSPGTTEWRRLFAAEAGSPRPDLSLLCLLIGAEADPSLDAADIDAARRMLDRLAEQAAPGHPAGRAPGPLAWAVTLSELLGQGFGFKGRPGDYQRLDSSLLHQVLRRRRGLPILLSVVWMEVARRAGAPVHGVALPGHFVVGFGSQEERVLVDPFGGGRLLTGMDVELLVSAATGTPLAPSMLSAAEPLDIVARILNNIRAWAASRPERSDVSLWAVDLCLLLPSPSPRLHYERAQLLVQKGEYTAGARELDTYADEVAALDPATADRVRRQAQGARAMLN; encoded by the coding sequence ATGCACCCCCGATCCCCCGGAACCACCGAGTGGCGGCGGCTGTTCGCGGCCGAGGCCGGGTCGCCGCGGCCCGACCTGTCGCTGCTGTGCCTGCTGATCGGCGCCGAGGCGGACCCCTCCCTCGACGCGGCGGACATCGACGCCGCGCGGCGCATGCTCGACCGGCTCGCGGAACAGGCCGCGCCCGGCCACCCCGCCGGCCGGGCCCCCGGCCCGCTGGCCTGGGCCGTGACCCTCTCCGAACTCCTCGGCCAGGGCTTCGGGTTCAAGGGAAGACCCGGCGACTACCAGCGGCTCGACTCCTCCCTCCTGCACCAGGTCCTGCGGCGCCGCAGAGGGCTGCCGATCCTGCTCTCCGTCGTGTGGATGGAGGTGGCGCGGCGCGCCGGAGCCCCGGTCCACGGCGTGGCGCTGCCGGGGCACTTCGTCGTCGGCTTCGGCTCTCAGGAGGAGCGGGTGCTCGTCGATCCGTTCGGCGGCGGGCGGCTGCTGACCGGCATGGACGTGGAGCTCCTCGTCTCGGCCGCCACAGGAACACCGCTCGCGCCGTCGATGCTGAGCGCCGCGGAGCCGCTGGACATCGTGGCGCGCATCCTGAACAACATCCGCGCCTGGGCCGCGTCCCGCCCCGAGCGCTCCGACGTATCGCTCTGGGCGGTCGACCTCTGCCTGCTGCTGCCCTCGCCGTCGCCGCGTCTGCACTACGAACGCGCCCAGCTCCTCGTACAGAAAGGGGAGTACACGGCGGGCGCGCGGGAGCTCGACACCTACGCCGACGAGGTGGCCGCCCTGGACCCGGCGACGGCCGACCGGGTGCGGCGGCAGGCGCAGGGGGCGCGGGCGATGCTGAACTGA
- the dapE gene encoding succinyl-diaminopimelate desuccinylase, whose translation MPHTPLDLTLDAAELTARLVDFPSPSGEEKALADAIETALRALPHLTVDRHGNNVVARTNLGRAERVILAGHIDTVPIADNVPSRLDEDGVLWGCGTCDMKSGVAVQLRIAQTVTEPNRDLTFVFYDNEEVAAHLNGLGHVAEAHPDWLAGDFAVLLEPTDGQVEGGCQGTLRVLLKTKGVRAHSARAWMGSNAIHAATPILQKLAAYEPRKPVVEGLEFHEGLNAVRIEGGVATNVIPDECTVTVNFRYAPDRSEEEALAFVRDYFADCGVDEFIVDDHTGAARPGLTHPAAAAFMAAVGGEARPKFGWTDVSRFSALGVPAVNYSPGNPLLAHKIDERVQASLIPVAEEKLRSWLTS comes from the coding sequence ATGCCTCACACACCGCTTGACCTCACGCTCGACGCCGCGGAGCTCACCGCGCGACTGGTCGATTTCCCGTCCCCGAGCGGCGAGGAGAAGGCGCTCGCCGACGCCATCGAGACGGCCCTGCGCGCCCTGCCGCACCTCACGGTCGACCGGCACGGCAACAACGTGGTGGCCCGCACGAACCTCGGCCGCGCGGAACGGGTCATCCTCGCCGGGCACATCGACACCGTGCCGATCGCGGACAACGTCCCCTCGCGCCTTGACGAGGACGGCGTCCTGTGGGGCTGCGGCACCTGCGACATGAAGTCGGGCGTCGCCGTCCAGCTGCGCATCGCGCAGACGGTGACCGAGCCCAACCGCGACCTCACCTTCGTCTTCTACGACAACGAAGAGGTCGCCGCCCACCTCAACGGCCTCGGACACGTCGCCGAGGCCCACCCCGACTGGCTGGCCGGTGACTTCGCCGTCCTCCTCGAACCCACCGACGGACAGGTCGAGGGCGGCTGCCAGGGCACCCTGCGGGTCCTCCTCAAGACCAAGGGCGTACGGGCGCACTCCGCACGCGCGTGGATGGGCTCCAACGCGATCCACGCCGCCACGCCCATCCTCCAGAAGCTCGCCGCGTACGAGCCCCGCAAGCCGGTCGTGGAGGGCCTGGAGTTCCACGAGGGCCTCAACGCCGTCCGCATCGAGGGCGGCGTCGCCACGAACGTCATCCCCGACGAGTGCACCGTCACCGTCAACTTCCGGTACGCCCCCGACCGCAGCGAGGAAGAGGCCCTCGCCTTTGTCCGCGACTACTTCGCGGACTGCGGCGTCGACGAGTTCATCGTCGACGACCACACGGGCGCGGCCCGCCCCGGCCTCACCCACCCGGCCGCCGCGGCGTTCATGGCGGCCGTCGGCGGCGAGGCACGCCCCAAGTTCGGCTGGACGGACGTCTCCCGCTTCAGCGCGCTCGGCGTGCCCGCGGTGAACTACAGCCCCGGCAACCCGCTGCTCGCGCACAAGATCGACGAACGCGTGCAGGCGTCGCTGATCCCGGTCGCGGAGGAGAAGCTGCGGTCCTGGCTGACGTCTTAG
- a CDS encoding enoyl-CoA hydratase/isomerase family protein, producing MADSVLYEVHDGLATITINRPEAMNAMNTEAKVALREAALAAAADEAVRAVLLTAAGRAFCVGQDLKEHIGNLAADREAGTGQTMSTVREHYNPIVRALTGMPKPVVAGVNGVAAGAGLGFALAADYRVVADTAKFNTSFAGVALTADSGVSWTLPRVIGPGRAADLLLFPRNIDAREAYDLGIANKIVPAADLATEAAQVARALADGPTLAYAALKESLAYAAGHSLDEALDKEDELQGKAGASEDHAIAVQAFIAKEKPKYLGR from the coding sequence ATGGCCGACAGCGTGCTCTACGAGGTGCACGACGGACTCGCGACGATCACCATCAACCGTCCCGAGGCGATGAACGCCATGAACACGGAGGCCAAGGTCGCCCTGCGGGAGGCCGCCCTCGCGGCCGCCGCCGACGAGGCCGTGCGCGCGGTCCTGCTCACCGCGGCGGGCCGTGCCTTCTGTGTGGGCCAGGACCTCAAGGAGCACATCGGCAACCTGGCCGCGGACCGCGAGGCGGGCACCGGGCAGACGATGAGCACGGTCCGTGAGCACTACAACCCGATCGTCCGGGCGCTGACCGGCATGCCGAAGCCGGTCGTGGCGGGCGTCAACGGCGTCGCCGCGGGGGCGGGCCTCGGCTTCGCGCTCGCCGCCGACTACCGCGTGGTCGCCGACACCGCCAAGTTCAACACCTCCTTCGCGGGTGTCGCGCTGACCGCCGACTCGGGCGTCTCCTGGACGCTGCCGCGCGTGATCGGCCCCGGCCGCGCCGCCGACCTGCTGCTGTTCCCGCGCAACATCGACGCACGGGAGGCGTACGACCTGGGGATCGCCAACAAGATCGTCCCCGCGGCCGACCTGGCCACCGAGGCGGCGCAGGTGGCCCGCGCCCTGGCGGACGGCCCGACGCTGGCCTACGCGGCGCTCAAGGAGTCCCTCGCCTACGCGGCGGGCCACTCCCTGGACGAGGCGCTGGACAAGGAGGACGAGCTGCAGGGCAAGGCAGGCGCGTCCGAGGACCACGCGATCGCCGTCCAGGCCTTCATCGCCAAGGAGAAGCCCAAGTACCTGGGGCGCTGA
- a CDS encoding ATP-binding protein: protein MSLPLTRRIARAALLSAAGAASVVGAAGSASAVDLPASPDLGGVSALDGDGLGNTVDDAAQNVSNLAGDTGSKAVKKSVPAAGKAVGHMGKTATPVAQQAAGEVAGGAGEALGETADAATGDSLPTESLTKSGLPTDQLPVKSLPLG, encoded by the coding sequence ATGTCCCTCCCCCTGACCCGCCGGATCGCCCGTGCCGCGCTGCTCAGCGCCGCGGGTGCAGCTTCCGTGGTCGGTGCGGCCGGCTCCGCGAGCGCCGTTGACCTTCCGGCCTCCCCCGACCTGGGCGGCGTGTCCGCACTGGACGGCGACGGCCTCGGCAACACCGTCGACGATGCGGCTCAGAACGTCAGCAACCTCGCCGGTGACACCGGCAGCAAGGCCGTGAAGAAGTCGGTCCCGGCCGCGGGCAAGGCCGTGGGGCACATGGGCAAGACGGCCACCCCCGTCGCCCAGCAGGCCGCCGGTGAGGTCGCGGGCGGCGCGGGCGAGGCACTCGGCGAGACCGCCGACGCGGCCACCGGCGACAGCCTGCCCACCGAATCGCTCACCAAGAGCGGTCTCCCCACCGACCAGCTGCCGGTCAAGAGCCTCCCCCTCGGCTGA
- a CDS encoding DivIVA domain-containing protein — MVLFLFLVIALLVVVGAVTLAVIGGGESGALPDAAPERFTDPLPPDRPLRRADVDLVRFPMTLRGYHMGEVDDVLGRLGAELAERDARIAELEAALAGAQARAVAGPALFEGYEPRVAEDRPVEDTSVQGAAGDKVRDEKGDEQ, encoded by the coding sequence ATGGTCTTGTTCTTGTTCCTGGTCATCGCCCTCCTCGTGGTGGTCGGCGCGGTGACCCTCGCGGTGATCGGCGGCGGGGAGAGCGGCGCGCTGCCCGACGCCGCGCCCGAGCGGTTCACCGACCCGCTGCCCCCGGACCGCCCGCTGCGCCGTGCCGACGTCGACCTGGTGCGCTTCCCGATGACCCTGCGCGGCTACCACATGGGAGAGGTGGACGACGTGCTCGGCCGTCTGGGTGCCGAGCTCGCCGAGCGGGACGCCCGCATCGCCGAGCTGGAGGCCGCCCTGGCCGGCGCGCAGGCCAGGGCGGTCGCGGGCCCGGCCCTCTTCGAGGGGTACGAACCGAGGGTGGCCGAGGACAGACCCGTGGAGGACACGTCCGTCCAGGGCGCCGCGGGGGACAAGGTGCGGGACGAGAAGGGCGACGAACAGTGA
- the fdxA gene encoding ferredoxin yields MTYVIAQPCVDVKDKACIEECPVDCIYEGSRSLYIHPDECVDCGACEPVCPVEAIFYEDDTPEEWKDYYKANVEFFDELGSPGGASKLGLIERDHPFIAALPPQNQ; encoded by the coding sequence GTGACCTACGTCATCGCGCAGCCTTGTGTCGACGTCAAGGACAAGGCGTGCATCGAGGAGTGCCCGGTCGACTGCATTTACGAGGGCTCCCGGTCCTTGTACATCCACCCGGACGAATGCGTCGACTGTGGAGCCTGCGAACCGGTCTGCCCGGTCGAGGCGATCTTCTACGAGGACGACACTCCTGAGGAGTGGAAGGACTACTACAAGGCGAACGTCGAGTTCTTCGACGAGCTCGGTTCGCCCGGTGGCGCGAGCAAGCTCGGCCTGATCGAGCGCGACCACCCCTTCATCGCCGCCCTGCCGCCGCAGAACCAGTAG
- a CDS encoding transglutaminase-like domain-containing protein — protein MHAESGEWRRRFTEEARSERPGLAPLCLLIGAEADPSLDEAGIDAAEIELDRLAGLLPFRPGGPRAWAVAMAELLGEQCGFEGTPGDYQRLDSSLLHQVLKRRRGLPILLSVVWMEVARRAGAPVYGVALPGHFVVGFGPKDEQILADPFDGGRLLTGADAELLVAGTAGTGIQPSMLTPADPLNIVQRILNNIRAWAAARPERSDVALWALELSLLLPAHPARLRYERAQLLVQRGDFLGGAAELDAYADVVTTVEPTTAERVRQQARAARAMLN, from the coding sequence ATGCACGCGGAGTCCGGCGAATGGCGGCGGCGGTTCACCGAGGAGGCACGGTCGGAACGGCCCGGTCTCGCGCCGCTGTGCCTGCTGATCGGTGCCGAGGCGGACCCTTCCCTCGACGAGGCGGGCATCGACGCCGCGGAGATCGAGCTCGACCGTCTCGCGGGCCTGCTGCCGTTCCGTCCCGGCGGGCCCCGCGCGTGGGCCGTCGCGATGGCGGAACTCCTCGGTGAGCAGTGCGGTTTCGAGGGCACGCCGGGCGACTACCAGCGGCTCGACTCCTCCCTCCTGCACCAGGTCCTGAAGCGCCGCAGGGGGCTGCCGATCCTGCTCTCCGTGGTGTGGATGGAGGTGGCGCGGCGTGCGGGCGCCCCGGTGTACGGGGTGGCGCTGCCGGGGCACTTCGTCGTCGGCTTCGGGCCCAAGGACGAGCAGATACTCGCCGACCCGTTCGACGGCGGGCGGCTGCTCACCGGCGCCGACGCGGAGCTCCTGGTGGCGGGGACGGCGGGCACGGGCATCCAGCCGTCGATGCTGACGCCCGCCGATCCGCTGAACATCGTGCAGCGCATCCTCAACAACATCCGCGCCTGGGCGGCCGCCAGGCCCGAGCGGTCCGACGTCGCGCTGTGGGCCCTGGAGCTGTCGCTGCTGCTGCCCGCCCATCCGGCGCGGCTGCGCTATGAGAGGGCGCAACTCCTCGTGCAGCGGGGTGACTTCCTCGGGGGCGCGGCGGAGCTCGACGCCTACGCGGATGTGGTGACGACGGTCGAGCCGACGACGGCGGAGCGGGTCCGCCAGCAGGCGCGGGCCGCGCGGGCGATGCTCAACTGA
- the folP gene encoding dihydropteroate synthase, protein MLRLGRREFDAHEPVIMAIVNRTPDSFYDQGATFRDEPALARVEQAVAEGAAIIDIGGVKAGPGDEVSAEEEARRTVGFVAEVRRRYPDVVISVDTWRHDVGEAVCEAGADVLNDAWGGVDPRLAEVAARYGAGLVCTHAGGAEPRTRPHRVTYDDVMADILRVTVGLAERAVELGVPRESVMIDPGHDFGKNTRHSLEATRRLGEMTDTGWPVLVSLSNKDFVGETLDKPVKERVLGTLATTAVSAWLGAQVYRVHEVAETKQVLDMVATIAGHRPPAVARRGLA, encoded by the coding sequence ATGCTCAGGCTTGGCAGGCGCGAGTTCGACGCGCACGAGCCGGTGATCATGGCGATCGTGAACCGGACCCCGGACTCCTTCTACGACCAGGGGGCCACGTTCCGCGACGAACCGGCGCTCGCGCGCGTGGAGCAGGCCGTGGCCGAGGGTGCCGCGATCATCGACATCGGCGGGGTCAAGGCCGGCCCGGGCGACGAGGTGAGCGCCGAGGAGGAGGCGCGCCGGACGGTCGGCTTCGTCGCCGAGGTGCGCAGGCGGTACCCCGATGTGGTGATCAGCGTCGACACCTGGCGGCACGACGTGGGCGAGGCGGTCTGCGAGGCGGGCGCCGATGTGCTCAACGACGCGTGGGGCGGCGTCGACCCGAGGCTCGCGGAGGTCGCCGCGCGGTACGGGGCGGGCCTGGTCTGCACGCACGCGGGCGGTGCCGAGCCGCGGACGAGGCCGCACCGCGTCACGTACGACGACGTGATGGCGGACATCCTGCGGGTGACGGTCGGCCTGGCCGAGCGCGCGGTGGAGCTGGGTGTGCCGCGCGAGTCCGTGATGATCGACCCGGGGCACGACTTCGGCAAGAACACCCGGCACAGCCTGGAGGCGACCCGCCGCCTGGGCGAGATGACGGACACGGGCTGGCCCGTCCTGGTCTCCCTCTCCAACAAGGACTTCGTCGGCGAGACCCTCGACAAGCCGGTCAAGGAGCGCGTCCTCGGCACCCTCGCGACGACGGCGGTCTCGGCCTGGCTGGGCGCACAGGTGTACCGCGTCCACGAGGTGGCGGAGACGAAGCAGGTGCTCGACATGGTGGCGACGATCGCGGGGCATCGGCCCCCGGCGGTCGCCCGCCGGGGACTCGCGTAA
- a CDS encoding GNAT family N-acetyltransferase, which translates to MEFAAGGRLEVRITPADVGKRVSVRRLSDALISGEKFTDTVGVLASWNDGVVLITRRDGETVRIPEGSLVAGKVVPAAPARRRGPAASYEELARVSARAWRPVESERLGDWELRAAAGFTRRANSVLPLGDPGRPLDEALAYVREWYAARGLPPYVQTATGAEGTQELLCAALEEHGWKREVTARLHIGGLAPVADLDADTDRVTLSRTFDEPWLRRYKRFGVPGPHVLEVLAGGPSVWFASVPGSGDAPAAIGRCVVDGRWAGFMAVEVAPEHRREGLATAVMTALSRQALSEGASAAWLQVEDDNDGARALYDGMGFAAHHAYHHYRYGPA; encoded by the coding sequence GTGGAATTCGCTGCCGGTGGACGACTCGAGGTCCGCATCACCCCTGCTGACGTGGGCAAACGCGTCTCGGTACGGCGCTTGAGCGACGCTTTGATCTCGGGCGAGAAGTTCACCGACACGGTGGGCGTTCTCGCATCGTGGAACGACGGTGTGGTGCTCATCACACGCCGGGACGGCGAAACCGTCCGCATCCCGGAAGGATCCCTGGTCGCGGGCAAGGTCGTGCCGGCCGCGCCGGCGCGCAGAAGGGGACCCGCCGCCTCGTACGAGGAGCTGGCGCGCGTGTCCGCCCGCGCCTGGCGGCCGGTGGAGAGCGAGCGCCTCGGCGACTGGGAGCTGCGGGCGGCGGCGGGGTTCACCCGGCGCGCCAACTCCGTCCTGCCGCTTGGCGATCCCGGCCGGCCGCTGGACGAGGCGCTCGCGTACGTCCGTGAGTGGTACGCGGCCCGCGGCCTGCCGCCCTACGTGCAGACCGCGACCGGCGCCGAGGGCACGCAGGAGCTGCTGTGCGCCGCCCTGGAGGAGCACGGCTGGAAGCGCGAGGTCACCGCGCGGCTGCACATCGGCGGGCTCGCCCCGGTCGCCGACCTCGACGCGGACACGGACCGCGTGACGCTGTCCCGGACCTTCGACGAGCCGTGGCTGCGGCGGTACAAGCGGTTCGGGGTTCCCGGTCCGCATGTGCTCGAGGTGCTGGCGGGCGGGCCCTCGGTATGGTTCGCTTCCGTGCCCGGGAGCGGTGACGCCCCGGCCGCCATCGGGCGGTGCGTCGTGGACGGGCGCTGGGCGGGCTTCATGGCCGTCGAGGTGGCTCCGGAGCACCGGCGCGAGGGGCTCGCCACCGCGGTGATGACCGCGCTGTCCCGGCAGGCCCTGTCCGAGGGCGCGTCGGCGGCCTGGCTGCAGGTCGAGGACGACAACGACGGCGCGCGGGCGCTGTACGACGGGATGGGTTTCGCCGCACACCACGCCTATCACCACTACCGGTACGGCCCCGCCTGA
- a CDS encoding DNA-3-methyladenine glycosylase I has protein sequence MSDESGAVAGPDGGLRCPWGLSTEDYVTYHDEEWGRPVRGDDALYERLCLEAFQSGLSWITILRRREGFRAAFADFRIASVAEFTDKDRERLLADPGIIRNRAKIDATLANARVLADWSEGELDSLIWSFAPDPATREIPRTLADVPAITDESTALSKELKKRGIRFVGPTTAYALMQACGLVDDHLADCVARKAS, from the coding sequence GTGAGCGACGAGAGCGGCGCGGTCGCGGGTCCGGACGGCGGGCTCCGCTGCCCCTGGGGCCTGTCCACCGAGGACTACGTGACGTACCACGACGAGGAGTGGGGCCGCCCGGTCCGCGGCGACGACGCGCTGTACGAGCGGCTCTGCCTGGAGGCGTTCCAGTCCGGCCTCTCCTGGATCACCATCCTGCGCCGCCGCGAGGGGTTCCGCGCCGCCTTCGCCGACTTCAGGATCGCCTCGGTGGCGGAGTTCACCGACAAGGACCGCGAGCGGCTCCTCGCCGACCCGGGGATCATCCGCAACCGCGCGAAGATCGACGCGACGCTCGCCAACGCGCGCGTGCTCGCCGACTGGTCCGAGGGCGAACTGGACTCCCTGATCTGGTCCTTCGCGCCGGACCCCGCGACCCGCGAGATCCCGCGGACCCTCGCCGACGTGCCCGCGATCACCGACGAGTCCACGGCCCTGTCGAAGGAGCTCAAGAAGCGCGGCATACGGTTCGTGGGTCCCACCACGGCGTACGCGCTGATGCAGGCCTGCGGCCTGGTCGACGACCACCTCGCGGACTGCGTGGCCCGCAAGGCGTCGTGA
- a CDS encoding TIGR00730 family Rossman fold protein, whose translation MSHPDDSVESAARDTGARMRPEEQRLGPVLRRRDKVQAGTTDQRLLDSDGPSEWVHTDPWRVLRIQSEFIEGFGTLAELPPAISVFGSARTGEGTPEYAAGVEIGKALVEAGFAVITGGGPGAMQAANQGAVEAKGTSVGLGIELPFEQGLNPYVDIGVNFRYFFVRKTMFVKYAQGFVVLPGGLGTLDELFEALTLVQTRKVTRFPIVLFGSQYWGGLVDWLKNTVIAQGKASEADLLLFHVTDDVEEAITLVTKEVGK comes from the coding sequence ATGAGCCATCCCGACGACAGCGTCGAAAGCGCTGCCCGCGACACCGGTGCCAGGATGCGCCCCGAGGAGCAGCGGCTCGGTCCCGTGCTGCGCCGGCGGGACAAGGTGCAGGCCGGCACGACCGATCAGCGTCTCCTCGACTCCGACGGACCCTCCGAATGGGTCCATACGGACCCCTGGAGAGTCCTGCGCATCCAGTCGGAGTTCATCGAGGGCTTCGGCACCCTCGCCGAACTCCCGCCCGCGATCAGCGTGTTCGGCTCGGCGCGCACGGGGGAGGGGACGCCCGAGTACGCGGCGGGCGTCGAGATCGGCAAGGCGCTCGTGGAGGCGGGCTTCGCGGTGATCACGGGCGGCGGGCCCGGCGCGATGCAGGCCGCGAACCAGGGGGCCGTGGAGGCGAAGGGCACGTCGGTCGGTCTCGGCATCGAGCTGCCCTTCGAGCAGGGCCTCAACCCGTACGTCGACATCGGCGTGAACTTCCGCTACTTCTTCGTCCGCAAGACGATGTTCGTGAAGTACGCGCAGGGCTTCGTGGTCCTGCCCGGCGGCCTCGGCACGCTGGACGAGCTCTTCGAAGCGCTCACCCTCGTCCAGACCCGCAAGGTCACGCGGTTCCCGATCGTCCTCTTCGGCTCGCAGTACTGGGGCGGCCTGGTCGACTGGCTCAAGAACACGGTCATCGCCCAGGGCAAGGCCTCGGAGGCCGACCTGCTCCTCTTCCACGTCACGGACGACGTGGAAGAGGCGATCACCCTGGTGACGAAGGAAGTCGGGAAGTAG